The stretch of DNA ATGTCGGTTGCAAGCGGAACAAAGAGCACAGGAAGTTCCAGCCCCTCAAGACAATCTTGTGTGTGAAGAACCACTACAAGAGAAGCCACTGCGACAAGAGGTATACCTGCAGCCGATGCAACACCAAGAAGTTCTCAGTCATTGCGGACTTGAAGACTCATGAGAAGCACTGTGGGCGTGACAAGTGGCTCTGCTCATGTGGAACAACTTTCTCAAGAAAGGACAAGCTGTTCGGCCATGTCGCGCTTTTCCAAGGGCACACACCTGCTCTTCCAATGGATGATATTAAAGCAACAGGAGCATTGGAGCAGCCTCAGGGGAGCGAGGCGATGGACGACATGGTGGGGAGCACAGGGTATAACTTCCCAGGCAGCACGTCTGATGGTATTCCGAATCTAGACATGAAAGTTGCCGATGACACACGTGGTTATTTCTCTCCCTTGAACTTCGACCCCTGCTTCGGCGCCCTCGATGACTTCGCCCGACCTGGATTCGACATCTCCGAGAACCCCTTCTCCTTCCTGCCTTCAGGACCGGGTTCCTGCAGCTTTGGGCAGCTTAGTGGAGACAGCTGATGGAGTTCGTCGCCGTAGACAACCATGATGGTGTCGATTGTTATGTATGAATGTTATATGTATGACCGTCTCAGTTCTTCCTCTATTCAGGGAGCCATTTTGGTCCATGCTTCTTTCTTAAGTGTACTTTTAGTTTGTGGTCATCAATAATGATCTTACATATAGATTTGAAAGTCACAATTGTTAAATATATTATTATTTTCTTTATCTGTGTTGGCGCCTCGCAATCAATATCTTGTCATATCAGGGTGGAAGAGCAACAAAATAAAAACATTGAATGCAATCCCAGCCGAGCAAAAGCCAAGATGGAGATCACCATATCAGTGAAGTCAATAATACTTGTGAAATTTTACCTCTTGTGAAATAGTATTTGCTTATCATTTGGTCTTACTGGCAACTTCAGCTGTTCTGAAATTTATCTCCTGGACAATTAATTTCACTTGGAGCAATCTGTTAAAATTGATTGCATTTTCATGGAAAATAGCATCAAGATTGCATGAGCACATCAATTGATCCTCGGCCAGAATATTTTAGCAGGTCAAGTAACCACGTCAAGGCAAACAAATAGAGCTCATACAGCCAGCCAAATGTAAAAAATACATAATAAAATAAAACGAAACAAAACAGCTGGATTTCTCATGGCCCTCATGGATGGACACTCACACAAATACATCAAAAGAATGCACCACCATCCATAGCTGCGAAAATATCTGGACTTGATAGATCGCCAGTTGACATCTCAATCAAATTAGATTCGATTTATCATTCAGGCGCGGCAACAGAAAGATGGACGCTTACTACACAAATTGGCAAATTATATAACAAGCCAGGAGCGGTCTCTATAGGTAGTAACCAGTACTCTTGAATTATATAACAAGCCAGGAGCGGTCTCTATAGGTAGTAACCAGTAGTCTTGAATAATTTGATCTTTGATTGAGCGTGTACTAATATAGTACATAGATATCCAGATGTATACTAGAAAATGTACATCAACTCCTGCCAGATAATAGTCCAATGTCCAGCCTGGGGATAACTGCTGGCACCCTACTACTCTAGTTCCCAACAACGATCTCGTCGAAGTTCCAGTCCCTGACAAGATCCCTTGAAACAGCACGGCTCCGTTGAAGGCGAGGAGCACCCTCAATGCCTTGTCCAGTGGCCATTACAGGTGTCACCTTTGAGGTTCCCACACGGTTAGCAGGTCCTGCGGCCAAAATTTTCCGCGATAGGCAGGCAACAGCAGCTCCACACCTGTTTTCCTCCTCTGAGCTTGAGACTGAATAACTTCTGAAAGACTGTGAAGGGCTGCTCATGCCATGGCATACGAGACACGCTAGACTCATGATTGATGGTAGAGCTGAAATTACTGCAACAGAAGAGCCAAGTATCAGAACAATATTTCAGCATAATTGCAAAATTCTATCAACCCAAGGCTTGCGTTGTAGTATCCGATGACAGGCAAAACAAAGAGCCACAGGTGAAGCTCTTATGAGGTCAATGAGGACTGAGATCTCCCTTTTTAGTCACATAACTCATTAACTTGTTGAATATCTAGAGTCCAGTGAATAATTTGATAATAATCCCCTCATTTCATGACTAATATATTTTGCCTCGCTGTTCGAACTCTCCCTATCAGCTGAACTATTAAGAACAACTCCGGGATGGATTCTGAAACAAACATATCCAAACAAAAATGGCAAGCCCAAGCATTTTCTTTAGCAAAGACTGCTGTTTGAGTAAGCAAAAAAGGAAAGCACATCAGGCAATTCAAATTACTTCCTGAGAATGTTTTATCATAATTATCAGCATCAGTTCCAGATTACATTAGCTCAACCATTGGAAAACGGCAATATGTGACTATTAATTAATACGTAATTGATATGCAAGTTCAACAGTTTTGAGTTAATTGACGCAACATCATGCAATCCAGAAAGCAACACAGAAAATAAACCACATAAACAACAGATCTTGGCAGATTGATAAAGAAAAAGGCAATGACAAAATTTTAAGCATATCCTTAAGAGAACTGGTCATCTACCTTGTGGTTAGCACAAGCAAGAAAACTCCGTGAAGGGATTAGCGCAATTAGTGGATGTTTTGATAACTGACAAATCCCTAAATTTTCTCCAGCTTTCCTAGAGTGCCTTGGCACCGGAGATTTGCAAATTCGGCCCTATATAAATGATGGAGGGAGCACATACTATTTGAGTGACTGGGCATCAGAGTTATTTGGTACAAGCATAAATTATTCCAGCGAagatgaacatgacggttcgacgCCAGTTTTTTTTTTATCAAAACAGGCAAGATAGCATGCAATGCCCCGTTGTTCCCCACGACACTAGAAAACTACCGTCACGACTCTTGGAAAAATTCGCAATCAAAATTTTGAGAGACCCAACTAGAGGCGGGTCTAGATGGTGCGCGGGTGCGAGCGACGCACCCACAGATTGTGGAAGTCGGGTGGGGTTTCAACGAATCACTGGGCAAAAACAAGATCATACCTGAAAACCCCCCAATGCTCAAAATCGCGGACGGGGCGGAGACAGCAGGGACGCGACGAGGAGGAACGGGAACGGAGACGGCGGCGGGGGTTGGGAGGGGGGACAATCGAGGGCGTCGGCGGTGAGGCGGAGGGTACGGCCGGCGTTAGAGATGTAGGTCAGGACCCTCgggggaggaaggggaagagagGAGACGAGACAGGCTCGGAGGAAATTTGCCAACAAAAAGAAACAGGTCCGGTTGGGAGCAGCCATTATAATTTGTCCCACCGCAAAATCGGGGAACAGCCACATGTGGGCTGTTAATGGGCCTTGGCTGGTTGGTAGCGTGTTGTCGGGTCAAAGGCAAACAGCGTCGCCAGAGCTAATTTTCTAGTCAGAGCTGTATCTCGCTCAACGCGAGATGGAAGCTCGTCTCTCCCGTCATTGCTTAGCCGGCCCGCATTGGTGTTCTTTTTTTGTTCGCTGGCTTCTGACCGCACTGCTGTTCATTGAGTTGGTCCGTTTTTCTTTCGGTTCTCTTTGTTTCTTCATGGTTTATTTATTTTTCAGACTTACTTCTTAACCGggttttttatttctttctcaGTTTCACTGAGTTTTTTCGTACGATTTCTTCGGTTCCTCTGTTTCTTTCTTGGTTGTGCTGGGTTTTTTTTTGCTTCATTTATCTTCaggttttatttcattttttggttttctttgtttttatTACTTTCTCAGTTTTCATTGTTTTCATTCTTTTTTAAAGGTTTCTCCATTTCTCTTTGTTTATTTATCTATTTTTATTGGTCACTTTTTCGTTCAACACATGTCCATTTTTTCAATACACAGTGTAAACTATTAGTGTATACATGAAATTTTTTGTTGATACATGTTGCACTTTTTTTGAAAATAAGATGTATATTTTAAAAGTATATATTTTGAAGACTTGTTTGAATACATAGTCTACATTTTGGcaaatatatgtttt from Triticum urartu cultivar G1812 chromosome 3, Tu2.1, whole genome shotgun sequence encodes:
- the LOC125545401 gene encoding uncharacterized protein LOC125545401, coding for MSLACLVCHGMSSPSQSFRSYSVSSSEEENRCGAAVACLSRKILAAGPANRVGTSKVTPVMATGQGIEGAPRLQRSRAVSRDLVRDWNFDEIVVGN